One region of Coregonus clupeaformis isolate EN_2021a chromosome 31, ASM2061545v1, whole genome shotgun sequence genomic DNA includes:
- the abcg5 gene encoding ATP-binding cassette sub-family G member 5, with protein MMNGSYSMEVTPERTESRSKESFKFVSEKSVVKRSGPGPSDQPQPSCCLSVSHVSYSVSERVGHWWDLAAFKKKRTRQILNGVSFHVNSGQIMGILGNSGSGKTTLLDAISGRIGNSGTLLGDVSVNGRKLKREQYQDCFSYVLQSDNLLSYLTVEETLTYTAQLALRRHSADVIHKKVSAVMAELSLGHVAHSVIGGRVFPGISGGERRRVSIAMQLLQDPKVILLDEPTTGLDSMTANQIVVLLAELARRDRIVIVTIHQPRSELFTVFSRIAIMSKGELVFCGQPGEMVNFFSTCGYKCPEYCNPFDFYVDLTSVDTRCSEREATTYSRMHEITSYYQDSEIYQSMLRQIEQSCQRTDKTSIPFKHKESPSGLAKLGVLLRRTVRNLSRDRMGVLMRLSQNLIYGLFVAFFVMKLDDDITKGAVQDRIGIIYQAMGASPYTGMLNAVALFPALRAMADQESKDGLYQKWQMFLAYIFHILPFSIISVLIFSSFLYWTLGMNPEMWRFLCFSAVILVPHVVGELLTLVLMGVVQDPNMVNTGVALLNVAGIMVGSGFLRSNQQMPVVFQWLSYLTFQKYGCELLIVTEFHGLNFTCSTGSIPLPGACLMTDGDDIIDQGYPGALDRYTLDFLLLYSFLPALVLLGVISYKIRDRLVQH; from the exons ATGATGAATGGGTCCTACTCTATGGAGGTAACACCAGAGCGGACAGAGAGCAGGTCTAAGGAATCTTTTAAGTTTGTGTCGGAGAAGAGTGTGGTGAAGAGGTCTGGACCAGGACCCTCTGACCAACCGCAGCCCTCCTGCTGCCTGAGTGTTAGCCACGTCTCCTACAGCGTCAG TGAGCGTGTGGGGCATTGGTGGGACCTCGCCGCCTTCAAAAAGAAACGGACCAGACAGATTCTCAATGGCGTCTCCTTCCATGTGAACAGTGGGCAGATCATGGGCATACTGGGGAACTCAG GCTCAGGGAAGACCACTCTCCTGGATGCTATCTCTGGGAGGATTGGGAACTCAGGCACTCTTCTGGGAGATGTGTCTGTCAATGGGAGGAAGCTAAAAAGAGAGCAGTATCAGGATTGTTTCTCCTATGTGCTAcag AGTGACAACCTGCTGAGTTACCTGACAGTGGAGGAGACTCTGACATACACAGCCCAGTTGGCCCTGAGACGACACTCAGCAGACGTCATCCACAAGAAG GTGTCGGCGGTGATGGCGGAGCTGAGTCTAGGTCACGTGGCCCACAGTGTGATCGGTGGACGCGTCTTCCCAGGAatctctgggggagagaggaggagggtgtcCATTGCCATGCAGTTGCTTCAGGACCCTA AGGTCATCCTTCTGGACGAGCCAACCACGGGCCTTGACAGCATGACGGCCAATCAGATTGTTGTTTTACTGGCTGAGCTGGCCAGAAGGGACCGCATTGTCATAGTGACCATCCACCAGCCACGCTCTGAACTCTTCACG gtcttCAGTAGAATAGCCATAATGAGTAAAGGAGAGCTGGTGTTCTGTGGCCAGCCTGGAGAGATGGTGAACTTTTTCAGCACATGTGGCTACAAGTGTCCAGAATACTGCAACCCCTTTGATTTCTATG TGGATCTGACGTCAGTGGACACACGCTGCAGTGAGAGAGAGGCCACCACCTACAGCCGCATGCACGAGATCACCTCGTACTATCAGGACTCAGAGATCTACCAGAGCATGCTGAGACAGATTGAGCAGAGCTGCCAGCGAACAGACAAAACCAGCATCCCCTTCAAGCACAAAGAGTCACCCAGCGGCCTGGCCAAACTGGGTGTGCTTctcag gAGGACTGTGAGGAACCTGTCTCGAGACAGGATGGGTGTCCTGATGCGTCTGTCCCAGAACCTCATCTATGGCCTGTTTGTGGCCTTCTTTGTCATGAAGCTGGACGATGACATCACCAAGGGAGCGGTACAGGACCGGATTGGCATTATCTACCAAGCTATGGGGGCGTCGCCTTACACTGGCATGCTGAACGCTGTAGCTCTGT TTCCTGCTCTGAGGGCCATGGCTGACCAGGAGAGTAAGGATGGCCTGTACCAAAAGTGGCAAATGTTCTTGGCCTACATCTTCCACATCCTCCCCTTCAGCATCATCAGCGTGCTCATCTTCTCCTCCTTCCTGTACtg gaCATTGGGGATGAACCCAGAGATGTGGAGGTTCCTGTGTTTCTCGGCTGTGATCCTGGTGCCCCATGTGGTGGGTGAGCTGCTGACCCTGGTGCTGATGGGAGTGGTGCAGGACCCCAACATGGTCAACACGGGAGTGGCCCTGCTCAACGTAGCTGGCATCATGGTGGGCTCCGGATTCCTCAG GAGTAACCAGCAGATGCCTGTGGTATTCCAGTGGCTCAGCTACCTAACCTTCCAGAAGTACGGATGTGAGCTGCTCATTGTCACGGAGTTCCATGGCCTCAACTTCACTTGCA GTACAGGCAGTATACCTCTTCCAGGCGCCTGTTTGATGACAGATGGAGATGACATCATAGACCAGGGTTACCCAGGAGCCCTGGACCGCTACACCCTGGACTTCCTCCTGCTCTACTCCTTCCTGCCTGCCCTGGTGCTGCTGGGAGTCATCAGCTACAAGATCAGAGACCGCCTCGTCCAACACTGA